One window from the genome of Rhodocyclaceae bacterium encodes:
- a CDS encoding TauD/TfdA family dioxygenase, protein MAGIPEMTKVALPAGVAVRALSPALGAEVRGLDLSVPLDREAVGLVRGLLYEHCVLLVPGQSLDEAQQVRFGECFGALGRTLGTFDILRNVHPAIMYVTNEKADGKYIGALPDGEMFFHSDKCYVEHPCVATMLYAMQVPSSGGDTLFANQYKAWDALPETMQQRLEGLSAVNTYEPGGIDTYATPISKATPSPTAYTWAHPVVRTHPGTGRKALYVNRLMTEYIVGMPRAESDALLESLFDHQEQQAFIYAHKWTPGDVLIWDNRCVLHARSNFDAGEARKLRRVTVDTEDLLQ, encoded by the coding sequence ATGGCTGGCATCCCTGAAATGACGAAGGTCGCGTTGCCGGCAGGCGTGGCCGTGCGTGCGCTGTCGCCGGCGCTGGGCGCGGAAGTGCGCGGCCTCGACCTGTCGGTGCCGCTCGACCGCGAGGCGGTCGGCCTGGTCCGCGGACTGCTGTACGAGCACTGCGTGCTGCTGGTGCCCGGGCAATCGCTCGATGAAGCGCAGCAGGTGCGGTTCGGCGAATGCTTCGGCGCGCTCGGGCGCACGCTGGGTACGTTCGACATCCTGCGCAACGTGCATCCGGCCATCATGTACGTGACCAACGAGAAGGCCGACGGCAAGTACATCGGTGCACTGCCCGATGGCGAGATGTTCTTCCATTCCGACAAGTGCTACGTCGAGCATCCGTGCGTCGCCACCATGCTCTACGCGATGCAGGTGCCGTCCTCGGGCGGCGACACGCTGTTTGCCAACCAGTACAAGGCCTGGGACGCGTTGCCGGAGACGATGCAGCAGCGCCTCGAGGGCCTGTCCGCGGTGAACACCTACGAGCCCGGCGGCATCGATACCTACGCCACGCCGATCAGCAAGGCAACGCCGTCGCCGACGGCGTATACCTGGGCCCATCCGGTGGTGCGCACCCATCCCGGCACCGGTCGCAAGGCGTTGTACGTGAACCGCCTGATGACCGAATACATCGTCGGCATGCCGCGCGCCGAGAGCGACGCGCTGCTCGAAAGCCTGTTCGACCACCAGGAACAGCAGGCGTTCATCTACGCCCACAAGTGGACGCCGGGCGACGTGCTGATCTGGGACAACCGCTGCGTGCTGCATGCACGCAGCAACTTCGATGCGGGCGAGGCGCGCAAGCTTCGCCGCGTGACGGTGGATACGGAAGACCTGCTCCAGTGA
- a CDS encoding tripartite tricarboxylate transporter substrate binding protein, with product MHATVQYTRCNPARPGCLARAFGVAVSALLPALAAVPALAQPSGPQLPKQVQLVVPFAPGGSTDLFGRVLAQRLALRTGGTVLVENRPGAGGMVGAEYVSRAAPDGSVLMFTASDLSTGAATRKTLPFDAEKGLAAVGMVATGPMLLVVGGDSSYRSVEQLLDAARQAKGSLNYGSAGIASLHHLSGELLTALSKVEMAHVPYKGSAPAVQDLIAGRIQAMVASIPATIGHIKGGRLRALAVTTPDRSRFLPELPTLAATLPGYQVDIWWGVFAPGTAPQALLDRLNGELRAVVGSPEMRETFDREGAEPAAMNAAESNAFYRADIAKWRGIARQRSIVVE from the coding sequence ATGCATGCGACCGTCCAGTACACGCGCTGCAACCCTGCACGGCCCGGCTGCCTTGCGCGCGCCTTCGGTGTTGCCGTCTCCGCGCTGCTGCCTGCACTGGCGGCGGTGCCTGCGCTGGCACAGCCATCCGGGCCGCAGCTGCCGAAGCAGGTTCAGCTGGTGGTGCCGTTCGCACCCGGCGGCAGCACCGACCTGTTCGGCCGCGTCCTCGCGCAGCGGCTGGCGCTGCGCACCGGCGGCACCGTGCTGGTCGAGAACCGGCCGGGCGCCGGCGGCATGGTCGGCGCGGAGTACGTGAGCCGGGCGGCACCTGATGGTTCGGTGCTGATGTTCACCGCATCCGACCTGTCGACCGGTGCAGCCACCCGCAAGACCCTGCCGTTCGATGCCGAGAAGGGGCTGGCCGCGGTCGGCATGGTGGCCACCGGTCCGATGCTGCTGGTGGTCGGTGGCGATTCGTCCTACCGCAGCGTCGAGCAGCTGCTCGATGCGGCCCGGCAGGCAAAGGGATCGCTCAACTACGGTTCGGCGGGCATCGCATCGCTGCACCACCTGTCGGGCGAACTGCTGACTGCGCTGTCGAAGGTCGAGATGGCGCACGTTCCCTACAAGGGCAGCGCACCGGCAGTGCAGGACCTGATCGCGGGACGCATCCAGGCGATGGTGGCCAGCATCCCGGCGACGATCGGCCACATCAAGGGCGGCCGCCTTCGTGCGCTGGCGGTGACCACGCCAGACCGCTCGCGCTTCCTGCCGGAACTGCCGACCCTCGCGGCGACCCTGCCCGGCTACCAGGTCGACATCTGGTGGGGCGTGTTCGCGCCGGGCACGGCGCCGCAGGCGCTGCTCGACCGGCTGAACGGCGAGCTGCGCGCAGTAGTCGGCTCGCCCGAGATGCGCGAGACCTTCGATCGCGAAGGCGCAGAGCCTGCCGCGATGAATGCCGCGGAGTCGAACGCGTTCTATCGTGCGGACATCGCGAAGTGGCGCGGCATCGCCCGCCAGCGTTCGATCGTGGTCGAGTGA